The proteins below come from a single Chiloscyllium punctatum isolate Juve2018m chromosome 22, sChiPun1.3, whole genome shotgun sequence genomic window:
- the pyurf gene encoding protein preY, mitochondrial, with amino-acid sequence MFRVVHRTEIRGAARRLLHLSRVRLSGDSVTGGGDRKANLDPNLLSYLVCPLSRKQLRYDESSNQLINDELGIAYPVVDGIPNMIPQDAKLIRKNEDKPKEEELSQQ; translated from the exons ATGTTTCGGGTCGTACACAGGACCGAGATTCGGGGAGCGGCCCGGAGGCTGCTGCATCTCTCCAGGGTCAGGCTGTCAGGAGACTCGGTGACTGGGGGTGGAGACAGGAAGGCTAATCTGGACCCGAACCTCCTCTCGTACTTGGTGTGTCCCCTGTCCAGAAAACAGCTCAG GTACGACGAATCCTCCAATCAGCTGATCAATGACGAGTTGGGAATAGCCTATCCTGTTGTTGATGGAATTCCCAACATGATCCCTCAGGATGCAAAGTTAATTCGGAAGAATGAAGACAAACCCAAGGAGGAAGAACTTTCACAGCAGTAA
- the LOC140493713 gene encoding phosphatidylinositol N-acetylglucosaminyltransferase subunit Y, which yields MTIHLSTLTVLVPLFSLAGLLYSATFDKDFPQGCTSMASLCFYSLLLPITIPVYVFFHLWSWMGIKLFRHN from the coding sequence ATGACAATCCACCTGTCAACTCTCACAGTGCTGGTTCCCCTGTTCTCATTAGCTGGGTTGTTGTACTCAGCTACATTTGACAAGGATTTTCCACAGGGCTGTACTAGTATGGCCAGCTTGTGTTTCTACAGCCTACTACTTCCCATTACCATCCCAGTTTATGTATTCTTTCACTTATGGAGCTGGATGGGGATTAAACTTTTCAGGCATAACTAA